From Lytechinus pictus isolate F3 Inbred chromosome 6, Lp3.0, whole genome shotgun sequence, the proteins below share one genomic window:
- the LOC135154331 gene encoding galanin receptor 2b-like — protein MWSLINLWNNYRFKIDPTNQECIAEDLSEFTRIFTGSLNFIFLYAIPVMTMLITQILSARMLLRQSLRFAATSHSKPSYHLAARRRVLRMMAIVVATFIITIGPNQFVYFCYNLGVMPEWFYLGTLHRFTVVLASFNSCLNPFIYACQNKRFRQGVREIWTKSDTARAPIFGHTER, from the coding sequence ATGTGGTCTTTGATTAATCTATGGAATAACTACCGCTTCAAGATTGACCCAACGAACCAGGAATGCATCGCTGAAGATCTCTCAGAGTTCACAAGGATATTCACCGGTTCCCTCAACTTCATCTTCTTGTATGCAATTCCGGTAATGACTATGCTGATAACGCAGATTCTGAGTGCCCGCATGCTGCTTCGTCAGTCTCTCCGTTTCGCTGCTACCTCGCATTCGAAACCATCATATCACCTGGCCGCTCGGCGTAGGGTACTGCGAATGATGGCCATTGTCGTTGCCacattcatcatcaccattggcCCAAATCAATTCGTCTACTTTTGCTACAACCTTGGAGTCATGCCAGAGTGGTTTTATTTGGGTACACTACATCGCTTTACGGTTGTTCTGGCATCATTCAACTCGTGCCTCAACCCTTTCATCTACGCATGCCAAAATAAACGATTCCGTCAAGGTGTCAGGGAAATATGGACCAAGTCTGACACGGCTAGAGCTCCTATTTTCGGTCATACTGAACGGTGA
- the LOC135154330 gene encoding galanin receptor 2b-like, producing the protein MWSLIKLWNNYRFKIDPTNQECIAEDLSEFTRIFTGSLNFIFLYAIPVMTMLITQILSARMLLRQSLRFAATSHSKPSYHLAARRRVLRMMAIVVATFIITIGPNQFVYFCYNLGVMPEWFYLGTLHRFTVVLASFNSCLNPFIYACQNKRFRQGVREIWTKSDTARAPIFGHI; encoded by the coding sequence ATGTGGTCTTTGATTAAGCTATGGAATAACTACCGCTTCAAGATTGACCCAACGAACCAGGAATGCATCGCTGAAGATCTCTCAGAGTTCACGAGGATATTCACCGGTTCCCTCAACTTCATCTTCTTGTATGCAATTCCGGTAATGACTATGCTGATAACGCAGATTCTGAGTGCCCGCATGCTGCTTCGTCAGTCTCTCCGTTTCGCTGCTACCTCGCATTCGAAACCATCATATCACCTGGCCGCTCGGCGTAGGGTACTGCGAATGATGGCCATTGTCGTTGCCacattcatcatcaccattggcCCAAATCAATTCGTCTACTTTTGCTACAACCTTGGAGTCATGCCAGAGTGGTTTTATTTGGGTACACTCCATCGCTTTACGGTTGTTCTGGCATCATTCAACTCGTGCCTCAACCCTTTCATCTACGCATGCCAAAATAAACGATTCCGTCAAGGTGTCAGGGAAATATGGACCAAGTCTGACACGGCTAGAGCTCCTATTTTCGGTCATATTTGA